The window GGTCGATTCCATGACGACGGTCTCGACGCCGCATTCAGTAAACCAGTCGACCAGCCGATGCAGATCGGCCGTGAAGGTACCGAAGCTACGGACTGGCTCCGGTGCGCGATCTGGCCTCACGGCAGCCATGTGCATAGTCGCTCCGACGTCGATGGCAGCCGCGTTCGGGTGCACCATCGGCATCATACCACCGTTCCTCGACTTCGATCTTTTGGGGTTCATCTCCAATCCTCCTGCTGACGGCGGCGGAAGGGCTGGGCTGCGCTATTGGTCAGATTCCTAAACGGGATCGCCGGATGGCGTCACCACTCTCAAGTGCGCAACAACCCATGGACCAGGTTTTTTAACGGGGTCACGTGCCACCAAAATCGTATCGGCCGCTCCCTTCCGGTCGGCAATCTAGCGCCGGTCCGTTTCTATCCCACAGGGGGAGCGCAGCGCCGCGCATAGTTTTTTAGAAGGAGCGCTCACCAAGGCGGGATTGCTGAGCGCAAAGCGATGATCGACCGCGAGCACGAGTTGTCGATCACCAGGCAGGCGGAAGTTTTACAGATCAGCCGCGGCAGCGTTTATTACCTGCCGCGCCCGGTGCCGGATGCCGATCTCGCGATCATGCGGCGTCTCAACCGGCTGCATCTGGAGTTTCCCTTCGCCGGTTCGCGAATGCTGAGAGGCCTGCTGGCTGCCGAGGGGTGCAAGATCGGCCGCCGACATGTCAAAACGCTGATGCGGCGGATGGGGATAGAGGCGCTCTATCGCCGCCCGCGCACCACCAGACCGGAGCCCGGCCACAAGATCCACCCATACCTGCTGCGCGGCATGGAGATCACGCGACCGAACCAAGTCTGGGCAATGGACATCACCTACATCCCGATGGCGAGTGGGTTCGTCTATCTCGCCGTGGTGCTGGACTGGGCAACACGCCGGGTTTTGTCGTGGCGGCTGTCGATCACCATGGAAGCAGCCTTCTGCGCCTAGACGCTGGAGGATGCCTTGGCTCGTCACGGCAAGCCGGACATCTTCAATACGGATCAGGGCTCGCAGTTCACCGGACAGGCTTTTACCGGCGTGCTCGCCGACAACGGCATCGCGATCAGCATGGACGGCAAGGGCGCATGGCGGGACAACGTGTTCGTCGAGCGGTTGTGGCGCAGCGTCAAAATACGAGGAGGTGTACCTGCGGGCCTATGATAGCGTCAGCGAGGCGCGCAACTCGATCGGCCGATATCTCGACTTTTATAACAGCAGACGTCCCCATTCGAGTCTTGACGGCAGCACGCCGGATCAAGCCTACTTCACCCCGCTGCCGCTCCGCCTGGCAGCCTAACCCCGGCAGACGCTCCACTTATCGATGCGGAGATTCTGTTCAGACAACCGGGACCAGCTCACTTTCCAGAGATGACCGCGGACGAGTTCATTCTATTTAAGGGGTATGATTCCGAGGTCTGTTGCAACGCAAAGGCAGCTCACGCGGCGTTTGACAATCGTCGCGCCTATACTAAGGCAAAGCCTCGAGTGAGTGTCGAGGGTCGCTTCCTCGTGTACTTCGCTTGATCGGTTGAGGTCTTTCTGGCGTTTTCCATCGCTGGAAAGATGCCGCTTCGCGCCGCGCCGCTGCCCGAAGCGCGTGTCGGTCTGCGACGACGATCTCCCGGGGACCGATCTCGGCGACCGTCATGTCGTCAATTGCTGGCTCGCAGCGAAGGAGTAACGATCATGGGGGCAGAGGCTCGCACTGGTCGGAGAATCCGGCTGCGGCAAGCCCACGATCGCCAAGCTCGTGCCGAAGCCCGAAACGCCCACCTCCGGCGCCGTGAGCTCCGACGGAAGAATCTCGAGGAGATGCCGCGCAAGGAGATCAAGAATTATCGTCGGCAGGTGCAGGCCGTGTTTCAGGATCCTTACGCCTCTCTCAACCCACGCCTTACGGTGCGTCGGATCATCACTGAGCCGATACTTGCGCGCTACAAGCGCGATCGCGCGACACTCAATGCACGCGTCGCCGAGCTCCTGGAGATTGTCGGCCTGCCGCCGAGGGCGGCCGATCTCCGTCAATTCTCCGACGGACAGCGCCAGCGAAATCGCGATTGCGCGAGCGCTTGCGCTCAATCCGCGCATCATCATTCTCGATGAGCCGATCTCGGCGTGTCGATCCGCGCGCAGGTGTTGCATCTGCTGATGGACATCCAGGAAAAGTTCGGCCTGACATATCTTCTGATCGCGCACGATCTCGCACTGGTCGAGCATCTGTCGCCGCGTGTGGCAGTGCTCTACCTTGGCGGCGTGGTCGAATACGGTCAAAGCGAGCAAATCTTTACCGCTCCAAAGCATCCTTACACGCAGGCGCTGCTGGACGCTGGTCCACGTCTCGATCCGGACTACACACCAAAAGCAGCCGATAGCTTCGCGATACGCGCTCGAACCGCCCAGCGGCTGCGAGTTTCACCCGCGCTGTCCACATGCGATGGCGGTTTGCAAGTCGGTGAATCCGGCACTCGTGAAACTCGCTGGCGGCGCGAGGCAGCATGCATTCGCTCAGTGATCCGCCAGCGGCTCAAGAGTGAACAACCTGAGCGCGCTTGTGAGCTCACGAACTAAGTAAGGTGCGAAGCTCGCCACAGTGCACGGATCTGCACGTGGCATCCGCGTACATTATTATATCATTCCGATCAGGCATTGGAAAGGACCAAGTAAGCTCAAGGCGGATGACAGCGTGATTTCCCGACTGCGGCGCACTCGATTCCGGGTCGATAAACTGCCTAATATGACAGTGGCCCGCAAGAATACTTGGTGTTATGGCAATATGGAGTAATTCAGCTAGCTCAGTTGTTGTACCCATATATCGTCGCCCAGTGAGCTTTCCGTTCTGTTCCGCAAATTGAAGTTACGCGACAACATGGAGCCTAGAACGATGGCAATTGCAAAAGCGCCCCAGGCCTTCCCGAGGACAGAATATTTGCGCAGATTGGCAGCAGTGAAATCGGAAATGGCCCGGCGTGAAATCGATGCTCTTATCATCTTAAGCTGGGGCAACATCACTTATCTGACTGGCAACGTGACGCGTATGCTGGCTCTACATGCGCTTGTCGTCTCGATCCAAGATGAAGAGCCGACTCTTATCGTGCGCAAGATGTGCGCGCCAGGAGCAGCTCACCAGAGCTTCATGGTCAGAGAAAAGATTATCGGCTACTCGGAAAGTCTAGTAGGTAAGGCAAATGCCGATGGCTACGATGCGGTGATTGAGTTCCTCCATGACGTCGGTGTCGCGCGGGCAGCGATTGGCCTTGAACAGGGTAACCTAATGGCCCCGGCCGTAAACAAGTTCATAGGGAAATTGCCGCAGGCCCGGATCGTCGATTGCACGCGATTGGTGGACTGGATCCGCTGCGTTAAATCAGACTTGGAAATCGCGGTTATGCGCGAGGCGGCGGCGCTTGCTGACGCGGCCGTTATGCGGGCTAGAGACGTTATCCGCCCTGGTGTGCGAGAAGCCGATGCAGCAGTTGAGGTCATGGCGGCGCAGGTTAATGGCGTTAAGGGCGGTCCCGCTGCGACCGGATTGCGGCCGCCGTTGATTTCCTCAACCCCGCGCACGGGTACGCCCCATATTTTGTGGAGCGAGAGTGTCTTCTCCGATGGCATGCAGATCAACTCGGAAGTCAGCGGAAATCGGTATAACTATCTTGCAGCTCTTATGCGTACCTTCTCAATCGGTGCGCCTGCCGACCGCGTACGCCGTCTACATGATGCGCAGGTCGCTGCTATCGAAACGGCACTCGATCTCATCCGACCTGGACTCACTTGCAGTGAGGTCGCGCACGCCATGTACAGTGCGATTGAGAAGCACGGCTTTCCGAAGGAATCCCGGTGTGGCTATTCCATTGGGATTGAAAATCAATTCACTGCTTGGATTGAACCGACCGCAAGTTTTGGCAGGGAAGATATGACTGTTCTCCAGACCAACATGACCTTTCATCTGATGCTGGGCAACTGGATAGAGGAGGAGTTCGGGGTTACGGTGAGCGAAACAATCCGCGTAACTGACACGGGTGTTGAGGCGCTGACTCGTGCGCCGCGCGAGCTCTTCGTACTCTAGTGTTCTTAACCAGAAGTTCCAGGATCACGTCGTGTTTGCTGGGGCATTGTACTGCTAGAAGGTTCGATCGAAGCGCGCATGTCATCGGCGGACTTAGTCCATCGGCTGAGTTGGATGCGCGTCTGATCTGGACGCATTGGCAGCGTCGGGCTGACTGCGATCCGGCGCCCTGATGGGGCGTCTCACCCACACATCGGACGACAGCGTGCTCCGGCGGTAAGACGCAGACGTCGCTCATTTTGGCCACGAAGTGTGGATCGCTTAAGAGCTTGAACGTCACCAGCCAGCGTGGCTGGGGCCTGAAGGCCAACAGCGACAGCGCGCTGGGCTTCGCCATCCGGAACTCCGTCGGGGGGCGTCCTCGGGGAACTCTCCAATGTTTTCACGATTGCGGATTCGATGTTGACATTCTCAACCTTGGTTGGCGCCAGGGGCGCGGCTCGTCGTGCAGCCCAAGCGCCGCTCCACAGAACGCCGCCTGCAGCGTGGCGCGGCTGGCGGTGGCGGTTCCGGAGTTCTTGAACTTTGGCCGCTGCGACGTGTCTGCGATGGATGTGAAGTCGCTCCATGACATGCGGCAAACTTTGTTTGCGCTGAGATCGGGCGGCTCGGCGAACGAGGTATTAGAACGAGCCCTCACCAGAGGCGGGATTGCTCACCGGAAAGCTATGATGGACCGCGAGCATGATCTGCCGATCACCAGGCATGGAGGTCTCAAGATCGGCCAGCGGCACCGTTCAGGAATCGGCCCCGCGATCGGTGCAGGATGCCGATCGCGCGATCAGCCGGCGGCTCAACCGGGTGCATGGGGTTTTCGGTTCGCCGCATGCTGATAGATCTGCCGGCCATCGAACTGTACAACCCCCGCCGGCATGTTAAGGACGCTGACGCGGCAGATGCGGCTGATGCCAGCCGCGCATAACAAAGCCCGAGCCGGGCCCAAGATCTAACCGTACCTGCTGCGCGAATTCGAGATCACGCAATTGAACCAAGTTTGGGCGATGGACATCACCTATATCCCAACGGCTGTCGCTTTGGGTGCTGGACTGCGCGGCGCCTAACACCGCTCAAGCTGGCAATTGCCAGTGCGGTTTTCATCAGCGCGCTCGCTAACCGCGGCATCGCCATCAGCATGGAGGACAGGGACACATAGCGGGTCGCGAGCGGCCGTGACGCAGAGTCAGATATGCGGACGCCGGGGCTTATGACAGTGATCGAGACGCGCAGCTTCGATGGATCGAGATCTGGAGACTTTTGACGGCAGCACGCCGGACGACCCACTTCGGCCGCTGCCGCCCGCTGCGTTTTTCGCCCTGATAAATTCGTATGCACCAGCGTGCCCGCTGCTGAACGAATGAAGGACGGCGCGAACACTGTGCGGCTAGCAATACCTACAAGCGATCGTACCTTGCGCGAGTAGTGGCGCAGCAGCTTGGTCGCGGATTGAGGCAGATTGTCGTGCGCGTCGTGCGTGTTTGTGCGAAATGAGTGGCTCGACGCACCTGCGCCGCGCCTGGCGTTTGGCTAAGACGTGCGTGCATCGGTCGAATGCCAACTCGTTCCATGAGCCGTTTAACTGTGGAGCAAGAACTCGGTCCTGCCCTCAAGAACGTCGTCGGGTGGACGCGGAGCTCAGAGTCCGGGAGCCACACGTCAATTCGCATCAGAGCAGCAGCAATACGGATCGAAATCGAAAAGCACAACGTTGCGGAGGCCGAGCGCGAGCTCGATTGCGCCGGGATTCGCTAGCCCGGCGCCAGATGATTGACGGGAGGTAGATCTCGCATATTTCAGCGCTACTAACTAAGCCCGATCTCATGCTAAGCGTCGGGCGGATTGGACGTTTTGGTCATTTGAACTGTCGAACTGACAACAGCACGCCTGGTAAATCTGAGATGCAGGCGAGCTTCAGCGCCAGCGCTTCTCTTCAGTGTCATAGGCGCCGGCACACGGATCTTTAACGGCGGTCAGCTCTCGTTTGAGCACCTTGTTGCTGGACGTAGTTCGGGGTAGTGCGCGAGTGAAGGCGATGTACCGCGGCACCTTGAAGGAAGCAAGTCGCGCACGAGCATGATCGAGAATGCGGTGCATGATCTGATCGTCCGGCGTGACCCCATTCCTCAGTTCAACATAAATCTTAGCCTCCTCCCCGCGCTTGAGATCGTGAACGGGCACGGCAGCCACATCGGCGACGTCTGGAATTTCGCGGATGACGGCCTCCACCTCGCGTGCAGCGATGTTCTCGCCCGAGCGGCGGATCATGTCCTTGATGCGGCCCACCAGCCAATGAAAGCCGAGCTCATCTCGGCGCATCAGATCACCCGTTTTAAACCATTCGCCCTCAAACAAGGCGGCATTTGCTTCCGGCTTATTCCAGTAGCCCTCAAAAATCCCACGCCCTCTCACCCACAACTCACCAATCTCACCGATGGGCGTAGGGTTGCCGTCCGGGTTCATCAGGCGCAGTTCCCTAAAGGGCGCGCGAATACCCACGGACCCAAAGGGCGCGAATTCGTCCAGTTGGCTCGTCGTTAGTGTGCCGAAGCCGATTTCCGTCATTCCGTAAGCATCTTGAGTGCGCACCCGAAAGCGCTTTCGAAAGTCACGTGTGGTTTCAGGACTGGAGCCCCAATTCAAGGTGTGCTTCAGGCTTGTTAACCCGGCTTCGCCAGCGGCTTCGGCCTGACGCGCGATGAGCTCGGTGATTTGGCACCATTCGATATGGTGCTGCTTGACCCAGCCGATGAAGCGCGTCGAGCTGAGCTGCGGTGCCAAGAAGAGCGTCCCGCCCTGTCGATACGATCTCAGAAGATCCCCTTGCGGATCGCCATAGAAGAAAGGCTTCGCAGATAAATACCTTCGGTATGGCTGCTCGTCCCAGCACAGCCCCTGATACGAGCTCACGCCCCAGTAGTCGTGGGTCAACATGCAGCCCTTCGGAAAGCCCGTCGTTCCCGACGTATACTGAATGTTCAATAGGTCATCTGGGCGGATGTCCTCATCTATCGGAGCGTCATCAGCGCTCTTAAGCAATTTCTCGAGAGTGGTCGTGCTCTCAGAGGGGGGGTGTCCTGCCAGTATTATTCGACCCTTCGAGAGGTGTTCCGGCCAAGGCTCCATCGACGAAAATACCCGCCACGCGCTCCTTTGGACAACGGCGAAGCTGGCCTGTGTATCGGTGAGAACGTATTCGATCTCCCGCGGTGTGTATCGCATGTTAATCGGGACCATGACCGCACCCAGTTTCGCAATCGCGAACCAAAGGATGGGGAATTCGATGCAGTTTGGCAACATTACGCCAATGCGATCGCACTTGCGTACGCCAAACGCTCGCAGCGCATGCGCGAGTTTGTTGGACAGCTTGTCCATCTCCGAGTAAGTCGCGCGCTTGCCGCTCTCGAAAACATTGATAGCAGTTGTTGGCCCGTGCGTTCTCGCTCGCGTCGAAACCAGCTGACCAATAGTAATAGTTTCATACGCCGTTTCCATGGCCTCTAACTTTGACAACAAATTTGCGACGCACTGTTGCAGCTCCAGCGACCTCAACTTTGGATGGATCATCAATGGACTCCTTCGTTTTCAGGGGCAAAGAGAACGAGCGTGCCCTCTACGGTGACAAGCTTCCGATAGCGAGCGTTGAATCAACCGGTCCTGCAGCCGGGTGACGGATATTCGCTCTTCGATAACGGCACCGCAGCATGCGCGCGTTAACATCGGAGCGCATAGCTCGCATCGGGTGGAACGGTACACCCGAACGATGCGAATGTTTTGGATCGTCCAGAGCACCTCCATTCAAGTTAACTTCCCATTGCTGCACCTTCTGATCGTAATCATCAGCCTCATAGCGGAAGAAACTAGGCGAGTACCTCATCACGGAGGATCGAGACACTACCTACTCTGGCGAGGAGCATGAATTTGCTGTTTCATGTAGCCAATAATGAGCGATGAAGAGGGCCGTGAGTTCAAGGTCGCGGTTTGCCATCTGAAGGAGAGACCGATGGCCGCTCAGGAGGGGCGTAACCAGCAAGTTGACATGAACATTCTCCACGTTGGATGAAGCCCTGTGACGCCGATCCGCCGCAGGTGTTTCCCGTCAATCATCAGAATAAACCCCAAGCAGCAGGAGATTAAACAGCTGCGCCTCGGCCCCATGACCACAGCAGAACGACAATGCGGGCTGGTTTGTTTTGGCTGAATGACAGGCAATGGGCACGTATCGAGCCTCATCTGCCGAGCGGCCTTAGAGGACCGGAGCGGGACGACGACCGCCGTAATATCAGCGGGATCATTCACATGCTGCAGTCGGGGGCGCGATGGCGCGATTGCCCGCGTGAATACGGTCCTTACACGGCCGTCTACAATCGTTTCACCGCTGGGGCAAGCGTGGGCGATGGCGCGCCATCTTCGAAGCGCTGGCCAAGCCCGGCCAAGATGCCCGTCGCGCTGTCGCTCGACTCGGCCTCGATCAAAGCTCACCGGTGTGCCTCCGGCGGAAAAGGGGGGGAGCACAGCCAAGCCATCGGCCGTTCGCGGGGAGGCCCCACGACAAAAATCCATGCGCTGAGCGATCCGCTCTGCCGGCCGGTCGTCCTGCATCTGACCCCAGGCCAGGATGCCGATATTGCGGCGGCGCCCGACGTTCTGGCGCTCGCGCCGCCCATGAGCGCGCTCCTTGCCGACAAAGGGTACGACGGCGACAACCTTCGTGGCGAAATCGTTCGTCGCGGCGCCAAGCAAGTCATTCCCAACAAATCCAACCGCGTCGTCATCCATCGCTTCAACAAACGCGCCTACAAAGACCAAAATGTCATCGAGCGCCGCTTTTGCAGGCTCAACGACTTCCGGCGCGTCGCCACCCGATACGATAAGCTCGCACGGAATTTCATGGCCGCTGTTCATCTCGCCGCTCGCGTCGCATACTGGATCAATTGAATCTGGACCCTAAATCGAAAGCCAGACCGAGGCAGCTTACGGCGAGAAGAATCCAAACGCCTTGCCTAGCGCAACGGTTACCGCGACGGAATCTGGTAGACCCGTGCCGGCGCGGTCGAGCGCATCCCCAAGCTGCGCAAGGGTTCCTACTTCCCGGGCTTCCTGGAGCCGCGCCGGATGGCCGAGAAGGCGCTCACCGCCGTGGTGCAGGAGGCTCTGCAGGGCGTCTCGACCCGCTCGGTCGACGATCTGGTGCAGGCCATGGGCATGACGGGCATCTCCAACAGCCAGGTCAACCGTCGTCCAGCAGCAATGTCTTAGGCAAAGGCGGGAGACTGGCTAAAGTTAAACATCTTAGGTGGGCAGCTGCTGCTGCAGGATATGATCCCTCGCCAATACTGCCAGCGAGGCTGTCGCACTTACGACGAATGTCGCAATTCCAACAGTGTTCGTTGCGTTGGCATTAGATCCGCGGATGTCTCAATTGCTTGTCATTGTGCGAGATTTCGTGACCGCAGTGACTGGTACGACACTTGCTGGATTGCTTCAGGTCCGTCCGCCCCGGAAAGAAGCACATGCACAGTCGCTCCATCAAGCGAGTATCCCATCGGGAGACAGGGCGCCTCGCAGCGCGTGACGAGAAGTATGCTTGTTGCATTCGGTCGAGAACTTCGCAATGCCCGAAGTGGCGCCGAAATCCCCCGGACACGTTCAGTCAAACCACGCAGTACCGGCCTGCCTAAATCGGCGGCGCGAGGCGCCAAATGGACTTATTTAGCTTCGTCGAATGTGCAAAACAAACGCGATCTCTCAAGGCGCTATTCGAGCTGCTTGTGAGCTGTTCGAGCGAACAGGGCTTCAGTCACGTGGCTTACGGGTCACTGACCGACACGGGGCCGGCTCGCCTGCCAGAGTATCTCCGAGCCGCGGTGACGGTGAACTTTCCTTCCGATTGGTGCGAGCGCTATTCTGAACGCAGGTACAATGCCATCGATCCCGTAGTTCGGCGGACGACTATGCTATCGGCGCCGTTTCTATGGGATCGACTCGCCGACCAACATCAATTGCAACCGGGCGAAACGCGTGTGTTGAATGAGGCCAGAGAGGCCGGCCTGAAGCATGGCGTGACCGTACCACTGTTTGGACCATTTGGACGGCTATCCGTCGTATCGTTTGCGTCCAGCTTCGACGATGCCGACCCTGAGCATCGTCTCAGTCATCTCAACGCATTGGCTTGGCAGTTTCATCATGCGTTTGCAGAGATCGCGCCTTCATCGGACGGCAGATGCCAAATGCAAGTGGCTCTATCCGAACGAGAGAAGGACTGCCTCCGGTGGGTCGAACAGGGAAAATCATCTTGGGAAATCGGGGTGATTCTGAAGGTCAGCGAGAATACCGTCAACTTTCACCTCAAGAACGCAATGCGAAAGCTGGGGACGAACAGCCGTACCCACTGCGTCGTCA of the Bradyrhizobium sp. WSM1417 genome contains:
- a CDS encoding ABC transporter ATP-binding protein, whose protein sequence is MSIRAQVLHLLMDIQEKFGLTYLLIAHDLALVEHLSPRVAVLYLGGVVEYGQSEQIFTAPKHPYTQALLDAGPRLDPDYTPKAADSFAIRARTAQRLRVSPALSTCDGGLQVGESGTRETRWRREAACIRSVIRQRLKSEQPERACELTN
- a CDS encoding ATP-binding cassette domain-containing protein — its product is MPRKEIKNYRRQVQAVFQDPYASLNPRLTVRRIITEPILARYKRDRATLNARVAELLEIVGLPPRAADLRQFSDGQRQRNRDCASACAQSAHHHSR
- a CDS encoding class I adenylate-forming enzyme family protein; translation: MIHPKLRSLELQQCVANLLSKLEAMETAYETITIGQLVSTRARTHGPTTAINVFESGKRATYSEMDKLSNKLAHALRAFGVRKCDRIGVMLPNCIEFPILWFAIAKLGAVMVPINMRYTPREIEYVLTDTQASFAVVQRSAWRVFSSMEPWPEHLSKGRIILAGHPPSESTTTLEKLLKSADDAPIDEDIRPDDLLNIQYTSGTTGFPKGCMLTHDYWGVSSYQGLCWDEQPYRRYLSAKPFFYGDPQGDLLRSYRQGGTLFLAPQLSSTRFIGWVKQHHIEWCQITELIARQAEAAGEAGLTSLKHTLNWGSSPETTRDFRKRFRVRTQDAYGMTEIGFGTLTTSQLDEFAPFGSVGIRAPFRELRLMNPDGNPTPIGEIGELWVRGRGIFEGYWNKPEANAALFEGEWFKTGDLMRRDELGFHWLVGRIKDMIRRSGENIAAREVEAVIREIPDVADVAAVPVHDLKRGEEAKIYVELRNGVTPDDQIMHRILDHARARLASFKVPRYIAFTRALPRTTSSNKVLKRELTAVKDPCAGAYDTEEKRWR
- a CDS encoding LuxR family transcriptional regulator, which codes for MDLFSFVECAKQTRSLKALFELLVSCSSEQGFSHVAYGSLTDTGPARLPEYLRAAVTVNFPSDWCERYSERRYNAIDPVVRRTTMLSAPFLWDRLADQHQLQPGETRVLNEAREAGLKHGVTVPLFGPFGRLSVVSFASSFDDADPEHRLSHLNALAWQFHHAFAEIAPSSDGRCQMQVALSEREKDCLRWVEQGKSSWEIGVILKVSENTVNFHLKNAMRKLGTNSRTHCVVKAIRLGLI
- a CDS encoding IS5 family transposase; this translates as MRAGLFWLNDRQWARIEPHLPSGLRGPERDDDRRNISGIIHMLQSGARWRDCPREYGPYTAVYNRFTAGASVGDGAPSSKRWPSPAKMPVALSLDSASIKAHRCASGGKGGEHSQAIGRSRGGPTTKIHALSDPLCRPVVLHLTPGQDADIAAAPDVLALAPPMSALLADKGYDGDNLRGEIVRRGAKQVIPNKSNRVVIHRFNKRAYKDQNVIERRFCRLNDFRRVATRYDKLARNFMAAVHLAARVAYWIN
- a CDS encoding Xaa-Pro peptidase family protein, giving the protein MAIAKAPQAFPRTEYLRRLAAVKSEMARREIDALIILSWGNITYLTGNVTRMLALHALVVSIQDEEPTLIVRKMCAPGAAHQSFMVREKIIGYSESLVGKANADGYDAVIEFLHDVGVARAAIGLEQGNLMAPAVNKFIGKLPQARIVDCTRLVDWIRCVKSDLEIAVMREAAALADAAVMRARDVIRPGVREADAAVEVMAAQVNGVKGGPAATGLRPPLISSTPRTGTPHILWSESVFSDGMQINSEVSGNRYNYLAALMRTFSIGAPADRVRRLHDAQVAAIETALDLIRPGLTCSEVAHAMYSAIEKHGFPKESRCGYSIGIENQFTAWIEPTASFGREDMTVLQTNMTFHLMLGNWIEEEFGVTVSETIRVTDTGVEALTRAPRELFVL